Proteins encoded together in one Zonotrichia leucophrys gambelii isolate GWCS_2022_RI chromosome 1, RI_Zleu_2.0, whole genome shotgun sequence window:
- the GJA5 gene encoding gap junction alpha-5 protein: protein MGEWSFLGDFLEKVHKHSTVVGKVWLTVLFIFRMLVLGTAAESSWGDEQSDFMCDTQQPGCENVCYDKAFPISHVRFWVLQIIFVSTPSLVYMGHAMHTVRMEEKRKMKEAEIEARENKNGGDTYYQQKCSVAEKETKLSGWDEAGGQIILRGSLLNTYVYSILIRTAMEVAFIVGQYVLYGIFLETLYICQRAPCPHPVNCYVSRPTEKNVFIVFMLAVAVLSLFLSLAELYHLGWKKAKERCSRSYKASPSTAPGRLESAPQADRPQMYTPPPDFNQCLSSPNGKFISPFSNKMASQQNTANFATERVHGQEDAAGEGPFIKASYVESPEVASECAAPAFPESYFNEKRRLSKASRASSKARSDDLSV, encoded by the coding sequence ATGGGGGAGTGGAGCTTCCTAGGCGACTTCCTTGAGAAGGTGCACAAGCACTCCACGGTGGTGGGGAAGGTCTGGCTGACCGTGCTCTTCATCTTCCGCATGCTGGTGCTGGGGACGGCGGCCGAGTCCTCGTGGGGGGACGAGCAGTCCGACTTCATGTGCGACACGCAGCAGCCCGGCTGCGAGAACGTCTGCTACGACAAGGCCTTCCCCATCTCCCACGTGCGCTTCTGGGTCCTGCAGATCATCTTTGTGTCCACCCCGTCCCTGGTGTACATGGGCCACGCCATGCACACGGTGCgcatggaggagaagaggaagatgaaggagGCAGAAATAGAGGCCCGAGAGAACAAAAATGGTGGTGACACCTACTACCAGCAGAAGTGCTCCGTGGCCGAGAAGGAGACTAAGCTGTCTGGCTGGGATGAAGCAGGAGGCCAAATCATACTCAGGGGCAGCCTGCTGAACACCTACGTGTACAGCATTTTGATCCGCACCGCCATGGAGGTGGCCTTCATCGTGGGGCAGTACGTGCTGTACGGGATCTTCCTGGAGACGCTGTACATCTGCCAGCGGGCACCGTGCCCCCACCCTGTCAACTGCTACGTGTCCCGCCCCACCGAGAAGAACGTCTTCATCGTCTTCATGCTGGCCGTGGCAGTGCTCTCCCTCTTCCTCAGCCTGGCCGAGCTCTACCACCTGGGCTGGAAGAAAGCCAAGGAAAGGTGCTCCAGGTCGTACAAAGCCAGCCCCAGCACGGCCCCGGGCAGGCTGGAGTCTGCCCCGCAGGCGGACAGGCCACAGATGTACACCCCGCCCCCGGATTTTAACCAGTGCCTGTCCAGTCCCAACGGGAAGTTCATCAGCCCCTTCAGCAACAAGATGGCCTCCCAGCAGAACACCGCCAACTTCGCCACCGAGAGGGTCCACGGCCAGGAGGACgctgctggggaagggcccTTCATTAAGGCCAGCTACGTGGAGAGTCCGGAGGTGGCCAGTGaatgtgcagcccctgccttccCCGAGAGCTACTTCAACGAGAAACGCCGGCTCAGCAAGGCCAGCCGTGCCAGCAGCAAGGCGAGGTCGGATGATTTGTCTGTGTGA